The Caballeronia sp. Lep1P3 genome window below encodes:
- a CDS encoding 2OG-Fe(II) oxygenase, producing the protein MSDTAIPVNDLPRASTSTRPSPREIDATLGARFATLPTPKLHGDYEKQGSFLYLDDFLPREFTERLIAAVHAVTPAVNRNYLPGHKAGGSVSRHTLDKLAPFIADLYRSEALIKWLEAISGDKLQLSPEDDPHAYALYFYTRPGDHIGWHYDTSYYNGRRYTMLLGVVDDSSCRLDYELHTRTPNVPAEPGSVQYPPGALVFFDGDKLRHRVTPLGENEMRVSLTFEYVTNPDMRPFQRFISNMKDSIAYFGFRQVFRRKGGKNGQA; encoded by the coding sequence ATGAGCGATACGGCAATTCCGGTCAACGACCTTCCTCGGGCAAGCACGTCGACGCGTCCGTCGCCGCGCGAAATCGACGCGACGCTCGGCGCACGCTTCGCCACGCTGCCAACGCCCAAGCTCCACGGCGACTACGAGAAGCAAGGCTCCTTTCTCTATCTCGACGACTTCCTTCCGCGCGAATTCACCGAGCGCCTGATCGCGGCGGTCCACGCGGTGACGCCTGCCGTCAACCGCAACTATCTGCCGGGGCACAAAGCGGGCGGCAGCGTGAGCCGCCACACGCTCGACAAGCTCGCGCCGTTCATCGCGGATCTGTATCGCTCGGAAGCGCTCATCAAGTGGCTCGAAGCGATCAGCGGCGACAAGCTGCAGCTTTCGCCCGAAGACGATCCGCACGCCTACGCGCTCTATTTCTACACGCGTCCCGGCGACCACATCGGCTGGCATTACGACACGTCGTATTACAACGGCCGCCGCTACACGATGCTGCTCGGCGTCGTCGACGATTCCTCCTGCCGGCTCGACTACGAACTGCACACGCGCACGCCGAACGTGCCGGCCGAGCCGGGGTCGGTGCAGTATCCGCCGGGCGCGCTGGTGTTTTTCGACGGCGACAAACTGCGCCACCGCGTGACGCCGTTGGGCGAAAACGAGATGCGCGTGTCGCTCACGTTCGAGTACGTGACGAACCCCGACATGCGGCCGTTCCAGCGCTTTATCTCGAACATGAAGGATTCGATCGCCTACTTCGGCTTCAGGCAGGTCTTTCGCCGCAAAGGCGGCAAGAACGGACAGGCATGA
- a CDS encoding CDP-alcohol phosphatidyltransferase family protein gives MTKPCPPHPQAVPEPATWDARLARRLVTPLVGTPITPNHLTTVRLAIGLAGAYYLSLGEFWLCTVGALLIALSNFVDHTDGELARISGQSSKIGHFYDLASDALVTVLLFAGIGFYVAAHHPSFAAAAQWLGGIAGVAVALIFFLRMRIESMVGKSGTKQASMGGFETEDVLYLLPLVTVLNGMTPFLVAAAIGAPLFALYVVLDYRRVLRRVREEVAKSMMNQTMNTAQTARGKDGNDFQAVR, from the coding sequence CGCCGCCTCGTCACGCCGCTCGTCGGCACCCCGATTACGCCGAACCATCTGACGACCGTTCGCCTCGCCATCGGCCTGGCGGGTGCGTACTATCTGTCGCTCGGCGAATTCTGGCTTTGCACCGTCGGCGCGTTGCTGATCGCGCTGTCCAATTTCGTCGATCACACGGACGGCGAGCTCGCGCGCATCAGCGGTCAGTCGAGCAAGATCGGGCACTTCTACGACCTCGCGTCGGATGCGCTCGTGACCGTGCTGCTCTTCGCCGGCATCGGTTTTTACGTGGCGGCGCATCATCCGTCGTTCGCGGCGGCTGCGCAGTGGCTCGGCGGCATCGCGGGCGTCGCCGTCGCGCTGATTTTCTTCCTGCGCATGCGCATCGAGTCGATGGTCGGCAAGTCCGGCACCAAGCAGGCTTCGATGGGCGGCTTCGAAACCGAAGACGTGCTGTATCTGCTGCCGCTCGTGACCGTGCTGAACGGCATGACGCCGTTTCTCGTCGCGGCGGCCATCGGCGCGCCCTTGTTCGCGCTCTACGTGGTGCTGGATTACCGGCGCGTTCTGCGGCGCGTGCGCGAGGAAGTGGCGAAAAGCATGATGAACCAAACGATGAACACGGCGCAGACCGCGCGCGGCAAGGACGGCAACGATTTTCAGGCGGTGAGATGA